Proteins co-encoded in one Spirosoma endbachense genomic window:
- a CDS encoding fumarylacetoacetate hydrolase family protein — protein MKLVTFQTSDNQTRAGWLNQNGVVDMHALSNGILPADMLSFIDDHERYFNLIQANSWQNAAPTYALDDVTLLAPLPNPRSFRDYIGFEQHLKNASSKFGHQIAPEWYEMPIFYFTNHQAIYGPGQDIPRPTGETRLDYELEMGCVIGKAGKNIGADQADDYIFGYTIFNDFTARAIQAREMKCNLGPAKGKDFANAIGPYIVTKDELESYRDETGRFTLRMTSRINGKTICDGNYNTVHYTFGQMIERASENHVSLYPGDILGSGTVGWGSLIETNFEAHRPFEPGDVIELEIDGLGILKNQIV, from the coding sequence ATGAAACTCGTAACCTTTCAAACATCTGATAATCAAACTCGTGCTGGCTGGCTAAATCAAAACGGCGTAGTGGATATGCACGCGCTGAGTAACGGGATTTTACCCGCCGATATGCTCAGTTTCATTGATGACCACGAACGATATTTTAACCTGATTCAGGCCAATAGCTGGCAGAATGCGGCTCCGACCTATGCGCTGGATGACGTAACGCTGCTGGCTCCTTTGCCCAATCCGCGTAGTTTTCGGGATTACATCGGGTTTGAGCAACACCTCAAAAATGCGTCATCGAAGTTCGGCCATCAGATTGCCCCGGAATGGTACGAGATGCCTATTTTCTACTTCACAAATCACCAGGCTATTTACGGACCCGGCCAGGATATTCCACGCCCGACGGGCGAAACCCGGCTCGATTACGAATTGGAAATGGGTTGCGTTATAGGCAAGGCCGGGAAGAACATTGGAGCTGATCAGGCCGACGACTACATTTTTGGCTATACGATTTTCAACGATTTCACGGCACGGGCTATTCAGGCTCGCGAGATGAAGTGCAACCTCGGCCCGGCAAAAGGAAAAGATTTCGCCAATGCTATCGGGCCGTATATCGTCACGAAAGACGAACTGGAGTCATATCGGGACGAAACAGGACGCTTTACGCTCCGCATGACCTCACGGATTAACGGGAAAACGATCTGTGACGGAAACTATAACACTGTCCATTACACATTTGGGCAGATGATCGAACGAGCTTCCGAAAACCACGTTTCGTTGTATCCTGGCGATATCCTTGGCTCAGGAACCGTAGGTTGGGGAAGTCTGATCGAAACCAATTTTGAGGCTCATCGTCCCTTCGAACCCGGCGACGTGATCGAGTTGGAAATCGATGGACTTGGCATCCTGAAAAACCAGATTGTATGA
- a CDS encoding cyclase family protein, whose amino-acid sequence MKIIDLSVTISADIKEPLPTKIDYEDHKEGARKMGSKLFGGASEDVFLEGNGPAGEFLYLTGHAGTHIDAPWHYFPTSEGKPSRTIEQMPLDWFFHDGVVLDFTDKPDGYCFSSDDLKVKLAAINYTLKPFDIVLIRCDADKRLYDNDFVKIHVGASAEATHWLIDQGIKVMGTDGWGWDIPLHIQAEDYFKNPRPGVIWAAHYVGREKEYCQIEKLANLDQLPPYGFKVSCFPAKIKGGSAGWCRAVAIFGE is encoded by the coding sequence ATGAAAATCATTGACTTATCGGTAACGATTTCGGCTGATATTAAAGAGCCGTTACCGACCAAAATTGATTACGAAGATCATAAAGAAGGAGCGCGTAAGATGGGGTCCAAACTCTTTGGTGGCGCATCTGAGGACGTTTTTCTTGAAGGCAACGGGCCCGCCGGTGAGTTTCTTTATCTTACGGGTCATGCCGGTACGCACATCGACGCTCCCTGGCACTACTTCCCAACGAGCGAGGGTAAACCATCGCGTACTATCGAGCAGATGCCGCTAGACTGGTTCTTTCACGATGGTGTGGTGCTGGATTTTACCGATAAACCCGATGGCTATTGCTTCTCATCCGACGACCTGAAAGTGAAGCTGGCGGCTATCAACTATACCCTAAAGCCATTCGATATTGTGCTGATTCGCTGCGATGCCGATAAACGCCTGTACGACAATGATTTTGTAAAAATACACGTCGGTGCTTCCGCCGAAGCGACTCACTGGCTGATCGATCAGGGCATTAAAGTGATGGGAACCGACGGTTGGGGATGGGATATTCCTTTGCATATTCAGGCTGAAGATTATTTCAAGAATCCGCGCCCAGGTGTGATTTGGGCCGCGCACTACGTAGGTCGCGAGAAAGAGTACTGCCAGATCGAGAAACTGGCCAATCTGGACCAGTTGCCCCCTTACGGCTTCAAGGTAAGTTGTTTCCCAGCCAAAATTAAAGGCGGTAGCGCAGGCTGGTGCCGGGCAGTAGCCATCTTTGGAGAATAG
- a CDS encoding antibiotic biosynthesis monooxygenase family protein, whose protein sequence is MITEHALITIQSGREAEFEMEFPNAKAVISQAKGFVDLHIQRDIEAENRYLLLIRWQTLEDHTIGFRQSDLFTEWRAIIGPFFASPPVVDHFTQL, encoded by the coding sequence ATGATTACTGAACACGCTCTCATCACGATTCAATCCGGTCGGGAGGCCGAGTTTGAAATGGAGTTCCCCAACGCCAAAGCCGTTATCAGCCAGGCTAAGGGCTTTGTAGATCTTCACATACAGCGAGACATCGAAGCCGAAAACCGTTACCTGTTGTTGATCCGATGGCAGACTCTGGAAGATCATACCATCGGATTCCGGCAGTCGGACCTCTTTACGGAATGGAGGGCCATTATCGGGCCGTTTTTTGCCAGCCCACCCGTTGTTGACCATTTTACCCAACTATAA
- a CDS encoding helix-turn-helix domain-containing protein, translating into MNGKGLKNYEGLYGDNQLPFPKNFIHHELLAVRSELYDWEIDQHLHTDLYQLFIFTKGSGTVLAEQRRIPLRPPCVLMIPTNTLHGFAFQAGMEGDVFTFSESSLEHLFSDAKHVLLEINQLRQLTFEDSKVSFGEVLWLKEKTIRELDEVQPEKQRILQHLTQLLFLSLYRISLESVMTVPKSDNRTLAYFLSFQKLIRHSVHESKTIQQYARELNITSVHLNRICQALVKKSALQLVHDFLTAEAKKYLLNTTFSLSEVSYRLGFKDPAYFSRLFKKQTELSPRAFRQQNGRSL; encoded by the coding sequence ATGAATGGGAAAGGATTGAAAAACTATGAAGGGTTATATGGCGATAACCAGTTACCCTTTCCGAAGAACTTCATTCACCATGAATTACTGGCTGTCCGCAGTGAACTTTACGACTGGGAAATTGATCAGCATCTGCACACCGACTTATATCAGTTGTTCATTTTCACGAAAGGTAGCGGTACTGTGCTGGCTGAACAGCGACGTATACCACTCCGGCCACCTTGTGTGCTGATGATCCCGACCAATACGCTGCATGGTTTCGCGTTTCAGGCGGGTATGGAAGGCGACGTATTTACCTTTTCTGAATCGTCGCTGGAGCATCTGTTTAGTGACGCTAAGCATGTTTTGCTGGAGATTAATCAGCTCAGGCAGTTAACCTTTGAGGACTCGAAAGTTTCCTTTGGTGAAGTGCTGTGGCTGAAAGAAAAAACCATTCGGGAACTGGATGAAGTCCAGCCCGAGAAACAACGTATTTTACAACATCTGACCCAACTTTTGTTTCTCAGTTTATACCGGATCAGTTTGGAATCCGTAATGACCGTGCCAAAGTCTGATAACCGCACACTGGCATATTTCCTTTCGTTCCAGAAATTAATTCGTCATTCGGTTCACGAGTCGAAAACTATTCAACAGTACGCTCGCGAACTAAATATTACGTCGGTTCACCTTAATCGGATTTGTCAGGCGCTGGTCAAAAAGTCAGCCCTGCAATTGGTACATGATTTTCTGACGGCGGAGGCTAAAAAATATCTACTGAATACTACGTTCTCCTTATCAGAAGTTTCTTACCGGCTTGGGTTCAAAGATCCTGCCTACTTCTCCAGGCTATTTAAAAAACAAACTGAGTTATCACCAAGGGCATTTAGGCAGCAAAATGGGAGGAGTTTATAA
- a CDS encoding SDR family NAD(P)-dependent oxidoreductase, producing the protein MSLNPFPNALTGHVALITGGAGGIGSAISQTLAQAGAIVVITYNNDVVKANTLLETLPGEDHAVVQASVTDSVSLGRLADFIVERYGRLDILVNNAGITTPVPHDDLDALTDEWIDRIFQTNWRGPFAMIRACKTLLMADKGGLIINISSFAAQTGIGSNVAYCASKAAIDSLTRSLARALAPKVRVVSVAPGLVLGDYASRFDPAFIQGQTNATPMGRLGVPDDVAKTVLALATTLTFTTGSVIPVDGGRGVA; encoded by the coding sequence ATGAGCCTGAACCCGTTTCCTAACGCCCTGACCGGCCATGTAGCCTTAATCACAGGTGGAGCAGGCGGCATTGGATCAGCTATCAGCCAGACGTTGGCTCAGGCTGGGGCAATCGTTGTCATTACGTATAACAACGATGTTGTTAAAGCCAATACGTTGCTGGAAACGCTTCCCGGCGAAGACCATGCAGTTGTTCAGGCTTCGGTAACGGATAGTGTATCGCTGGGGCGACTGGCCGATTTTATAGTCGAACGATACGGGCGACTTGACATTCTGGTGAATAACGCAGGCATTACGACCCCTGTTCCGCACGACGATCTCGACGCGCTGACAGACGAGTGGATCGACCGGATTTTTCAAACGAACTGGCGAGGCCCTTTTGCCATGATTCGAGCCTGCAAAACGCTTTTGATGGCTGATAAAGGCGGATTGATAATCAATATTTCGTCGTTTGCGGCCCAAACGGGAATTGGGAGCAATGTGGCTTATTGTGCTTCTAAAGCTGCCATTGACAGCCTGACCCGCTCACTGGCGCGCGCATTGGCTCCGAAAGTCAGGGTCGTTTCAGTGGCACCGGGACTGGTTTTGGGCGACTACGCCAGCCGATTTGACCCAGCTTTTATACAGGGTCAAACGAATGCAACGCCAATGGGCCGATTGGGTGTCCCCGACGACGTAGCAAAAACAGTTCTGGCCTTGGCCACAACGCTCACTTTCACTACAGGAAGCGTCATTCCAGTTGATGGTGGCAGGGGGGTAGCGTAG
- a CDS encoding FAD-dependent monooxygenase, translated as MSQIKKVLVVGGGIGGLSAGIALRKAGIETELVELQPEFNVYGVGIIQPSNALRALDVLGLADRCMERGSPYGPVKMCTSNGFQIAQVGTPPMGRLPVHNGISRRILHEVLLDGAADNQVTIRMGVTVDTLDNGPDYVTVTFTDGSTGRYDLVVGSDGVYSKVRRLVLGDFKPRYTGQSVWRYAFPRPAELDTGYIFFGKKTKVGLIPMTADKMYMFVVSAEGEDPKIPESELVPRMKALLAEYDAPTVRTVIDQITDPAGVIYRPLETLLLPAPWYINRVLLIGDAVHATIPQLGQGAGLAIEDAVVLSELVQTGDPLPSVLNNFMNRRYERCKMVVDASNTLGEWEQLEWKGQLPEGANMGALMGKTLGAMGAPI; from the coding sequence ATGTCACAAATAAAAAAAGTCCTTGTCGTGGGGGGCGGCATTGGCGGCTTATCAGCGGGGATTGCGCTTCGAAAAGCGGGCATTGAAACCGAACTTGTCGAACTTCAGCCCGAGTTCAACGTCTATGGCGTAGGTATTATTCAGCCATCTAATGCTCTGCGGGCACTGGACGTATTGGGGCTTGCCGACCGCTGTATGGAACGCGGTTCGCCCTACGGACCCGTAAAAATGTGCACCAGCAACGGCTTCCAGATTGCACAGGTTGGTACACCCCCTATGGGTCGATTGCCCGTTCATAATGGCATCTCGCGTCGGATTCTGCACGAGGTATTGCTCGATGGAGCTGCTGATAATCAGGTAACTATTCGGATGGGCGTTACGGTAGATACGCTCGACAATGGACCCGACTACGTAACGGTTACATTTACCGATGGCAGCACGGGCCGCTACGATCTGGTAGTCGGTTCGGATGGGGTTTATTCCAAAGTTCGGCGGTTGGTGCTGGGCGATTTCAAACCGCGCTATACCGGGCAGTCAGTCTGGCGATACGCCTTTCCACGGCCAGCCGAACTGGATACAGGCTACATCTTTTTTGGCAAGAAAACCAAAGTAGGTCTGATTCCAATGACGGCTGACAAGATGTATATGTTTGTGGTATCGGCAGAGGGGGAAGATCCAAAGATTCCAGAATCGGAACTGGTTCCCCGTATGAAAGCCCTGCTGGCAGAGTACGACGCGCCGACGGTACGAACCGTTATTGACCAGATTACCGACCCGGCTGGTGTGATTTATCGCCCACTCGAAACGCTTTTGTTGCCTGCTCCCTGGTATATCAATCGGGTGTTGCTCATCGGCGACGCCGTTCATGCGACCATTCCACAGTTGGGGCAGGGTGCAGGGCTTGCTATTGAAGATGCCGTAGTGCTGAGTGAGTTAGTGCAAACCGGCGATCCACTGCCGTCTGTACTAAACAATTTTATGAACCGGCGGTATGAACGCTGCAAAATGGTAGTCGATGCGTCGAATACCCTCGGCGAGTGGGAGCAGTTAGAGTGGAAAGGTCAACTACCCGAAGGCGCTAATATGGGTGCATTGATGGGTAAGACGCTGGGTGCTATGGGTGCTCCGATTTAA
- a CDS encoding glycoside hydrolase family 3 protein, with amino-acid sequence MPQLLLKTRILTVALTVLALPHPAAMAKLRPQPKPQPVLGVRSVQVLTVNKLKFKDLNKNGTLDKYEDWRLSSAERSRDLLAKMSLEQKVGFMLISTTRMKNDQSFQAGQAKEPITSDFNEEDLVASQNMFTRKPLPTPIMNAAGTTKAVTQYHLRHFILRANVSARLTAEWANKLQALCESDGLGIPAIIASNPRNHITGAAAIGTSVGKTVFSAWPGELGLSAMRDLKLVREFADVARQEWSAVGLRKGYMYMADLATEPRWQRIEGTFGEDAQWAGQMMTEIVYGFQGKTLGSGSVAVTTKHFPGGGSGQGGQDPHFEWGKKEVFPGGKFANNLIPFKAAIKAGTSAIMPYYSFPADTKYEPIAYAYNRAIIHDLLRTELGFTGIINSDTGPIEMMPWGAENLSIQERYKRTLEAGVNLYSGTADPANLLATVKSGMVDPKLIDDSVLRLLMEKFNLGLFENPYVDEAAAERLVGNAQFQARADLAHRKSIVLLRNEAEILPLKPKTKVYFEALGNKPVGTATPATSYTINDGKYPVTFVATPDEADVIVLWLKPSAKPLFASDGSPIYLALSKNSVDVAYINSLTAKKTTIVAINYSNPWVIDEIYPKDGSTRIKGVLATFGTTPDALLDIVTGKFSPTGKMPFTTPISEAAVQQQKEDVPGYEEGTGYSLFKYNEGLMYKGGNKRISNK; translated from the coding sequence ATGCCTCAGCTATTACTAAAAACACGCATTCTAACTGTAGCTTTGACGGTTCTCGCCCTACCTCATCCGGCTGCTATGGCCAAGCTACGACCGCAACCCAAGCCGCAGCCAGTGTTGGGGGTTCGATCTGTACAGGTATTGACTGTTAATAAATTAAAATTCAAGGATTTAAACAAAAACGGCACCTTAGACAAGTACGAAGACTGGCGATTATCGTCTGCAGAACGGAGCCGCGACTTGTTGGCAAAAATGTCGTTGGAACAAAAGGTCGGCTTCATGCTCATCAGCACGACTCGGATGAAAAACGATCAGTCATTTCAAGCCGGACAAGCTAAAGAGCCCATTACCAGCGATTTCAATGAGGAGGATTTGGTGGCCAGCCAGAATATGTTCACCCGCAAACCACTGCCTACGCCCATTATGAATGCAGCGGGCACGACCAAAGCCGTTACCCAATATCACCTTCGTCACTTCATTTTGCGGGCCAACGTGAGTGCCCGCCTAACAGCCGAATGGGCCAATAAATTACAGGCGCTGTGTGAAAGCGACGGCTTAGGAATTCCGGCTATTATTGCATCCAATCCACGTAACCACATCACTGGTGCCGCAGCGATTGGCACCAGTGTTGGCAAAACGGTTTTCTCGGCCTGGCCCGGCGAATTAGGCCTGTCGGCTATGCGTGACCTGAAACTAGTTCGGGAGTTTGCCGACGTTGCCCGCCAGGAGTGGTCGGCAGTGGGCCTGCGAAAAGGGTATATGTATATGGCCGATTTAGCCACCGAACCACGATGGCAACGAATTGAAGGCACATTTGGGGAAGATGCCCAGTGGGCAGGCCAGATGATGACCGAAATCGTATATGGCTTTCAAGGCAAAACACTCGGCTCTGGCTCGGTGGCGGTGACCACCAAGCACTTTCCGGGTGGAGGCTCCGGGCAGGGGGGACAGGATCCCCATTTCGAATGGGGTAAGAAAGAGGTGTTTCCAGGCGGCAAGTTTGCCAACAACCTGATTCCCTTCAAAGCAGCCATCAAAGCCGGAACCTCGGCCATTATGCCCTATTATTCGTTTCCGGCTGATACCAAGTATGAGCCCATCGCCTACGCCTATAATCGGGCCATCATTCACGACCTGCTACGTACCGAATTAGGGTTTACCGGCATTATTAACTCCGACACAGGGCCGATTGAAATGATGCCCTGGGGAGCCGAAAACCTCTCGATTCAGGAACGCTATAAACGAACCCTGGAAGCGGGTGTTAATCTTTACTCAGGTACGGCCGACCCGGCCAACTTGCTGGCCACGGTAAAAAGCGGTATGGTAGACCCCAAACTGATTGACGATTCGGTGCTTCGGTTGCTGATGGAAAAATTCAACCTGGGGCTTTTCGAAAATCCCTACGTGGATGAGGCTGCGGCCGAGCGTCTTGTCGGGAATGCTCAGTTTCAGGCAAGAGCGGATTTGGCTCATCGGAAGTCCATTGTTCTGCTTCGCAATGAGGCCGAAATATTGCCGCTTAAGCCCAAAACGAAAGTTTACTTCGAAGCCTTAGGGAACAAGCCGGTTGGCACGGCTACGCCAGCTACTAGCTACACGATCAACGATGGAAAATACCCTGTTACGTTTGTCGCTACACCTGATGAAGCGGATGTGATTGTGCTCTGGCTGAAGCCTTCGGCCAAGCCACTATTCGCATCGGATGGTTCGCCGATTTATCTAGCCTTATCGAAGAATTCAGTAGACGTAGCCTATATCAATTCGCTGACGGCAAAAAAAACAACCATTGTGGCAATCAACTACAGCAATCCCTGGGTCATCGATGAAATTTACCCGAAAGATGGCAGTACTCGTATCAAAGGCGTTCTGGCTACGTTTGGCACGACACCCGACGCGCTGCTGGATATTGTGACGGGCAAGTTTAGCCCTACAGGTAAAATGCCCTTTACGACCCCCATTTCAGAAGCGGCTGTTCAGCAGCAGAAAGAAGATGTGCCCGGTTATGAAGAAGGAACAGGTTATTCCCTTTTCAAATACAATGAAGGGTTAATGTATAAAGGAGGGAATAAGCGTATATCTAATAAGTAG